A single window of Channa argus isolate prfri chromosome 10, Channa argus male v1.0, whole genome shotgun sequence DNA harbors:
- the ints5 gene encoding integrator complex subunit 5 — MLKDQVMSVVFDGSPLKAMQSSHTHTPQTALSAQELSQEIKSFISGFDTVQGRKLSVREHARCAVRLLRSVPACRGAVLEHLRGVYDEHVSAFLHNLETEGDASSGVSSNLEDIIQEVHGVLSEFIRLNARAWAPLVSTWAVDLLGQLSSKHAGRRVAPPSSSLNELLQLWMSCAATRSLMEAYSQCLAAMLAWCPDACVDALLDTSVQHSPHFDWVVAHIGSAFPGTIISRVLACGLKDFCSHGAKDQGLMIMGVDKGSRVPKIGSVVGILGHLAGHHSDSIRKELLRMFQESLTPSSPLSPTSSSTSWESSPQLRRVAVPFLLQLAAMSPNLFGAVSAELVELLRPPLLLQLQALLQGLPREELDNMLGLAVHLISQSPSGGAQVLRFLADTATPASVIISGPTPSPHEGVREGCDRLLQMLLLHLHKLVFSRSDGVEGNPHHSTSSQPQRVIPFLEELQSHVGELCAETLRLERKRHLWLHQLLCLLSVYGGPNVATEALCQLLTQARSPEELALAWQLHTTLSSCMVGLIPAAITRCVAQIHTHTLGPRQLRQLMLNLAAAIQSQDEERRSAVSTQSSMAIQVGSAVSGHLHDFAPLLLHGDPAVTHSAVRLLSCSPLPRTSSPAHLLLLSRTAVTHFFLVLRRRGEGGKVGRDGGQTGEAVNCSVLLLSRFAAYSPLTLKAVLQQIVEGALHKGNADLFGGQIADMSGAPVPSPSLSLDLGASLLDINCRFGTTVNFSGSVWSVFHAGVIGKGLKVRTSTQLLDPFEVIQNVQTLLTVIIQCCSSSGLNGSQPPSDPDEPPPINAEAAKVIAVTLVENVCPDVANGELSWPPEEHARTTVERDIHIRRCFETHPVLFPLLQIVAAGRPALCYCSAVLRGLLATLLAHWEASREASSVDSPWHLQASCLLVSCMGEGQLLPPVLANVHEAFPHLTPFEVRLLLLAVWEYVRGNGPMPQKFVFSSEKGLFCRDFSRDGDVSRYVAPIHSVLHKNIDRLGHLCWRFQL, encoded by the exons ATGTTAAAAGACCAAGTGATGTCTGTGGTGTTTGACGGGAGTCCGCTGAAAGCGATGCAgagctcacacactcacaccccgCAGACTGCCCTGAG TGCTCAGGAACTGTCCCAGGAGATCAAGTCCTTCATCAGCGGCTTTGACACTGTTCAGGGCCGGAAGCTGAGTGTACGGGAACATGCCCGATGTGCTGTGCGGCTGTTGCGCTCAGTCCCGGCCTGTCGAGGGGCAGTGCTGGAGCATCTCAGGGGCGTGTATGATGAGCATGTCTCTGCCTTCCTGCACAACTTGGAGACAGAGGGGGATGCTAGCTCTGGGGTCAGCTCTAACCTGGAGGACATCATACAg gAGGTTCATGGCGTGTTGTCAGAGTTCATCCGGCTCAATGCCCGGGCCTGGGCTCCTCTGGTATCCACCTGGGCTGTGGATTTGTTGGGCCAGTTAAGCAGCAAACATGCCGGACGCAGGGTGGCCCCCCCTTCCTCTAGCCTCAACGAGCTACTCCAGCTCTGGATGTCTTGTGCTGCGACGCGTTCCCTGATGGAGGCCTACTCGCAGTGTCTGGCTGCCATGCTGGCTTGGTGCCCTGATGCCTGTGTGGATGCGCTGTTAGACACATCGGTTCAGCACTCTCCACATTTTGACTGGGTGGTAGCTCATATCGGGTCTGCCTTTCCTGGGACTATTATTAGCCGTGTCTTGGCATGTGGACTTAAGGACTTCTGCTCTCATGGTGCTAAGGACCAAGGACTTATGATCATGGGAGTGGATAAAGGCAGCAGAGTGCCCAAGATTGGCTCAGTGGTGGGAATTCTTGGACATCTTGCAGGGCACCACTCAGACAGCATCAGGAAGGAACTGCTAAGGATGTTCCAGGAAAGCCTGACTCCATCAAGTCCTCTTTCTCCCACTTCATCCTCAACATCTTGGGAGAGTTCCCCTCAACTCCGTCGTGTTGCAGTACCATTTCTGCTCCAGCTGGCTGCAATGTCCCCCAATCTCTTTGGTGCTGTGTCTGCAGAGCTGGTTGAGCTCTTGCGTCCCCCtctcctgctccagctgcaGGCCTTGCTGCAGGGCCTCCCCAGAGAGGAACTGGATAATATGCTGGGGTTGGCAGTCCACCTCATTAGCCAGAGCCCATCAGGAGGGGCCCAGGTCCTGCGTTTTCTGGCAGACACAGCAACCCCAGCCTCTGTCATCATCTCAGGCCCTACACCTTCACCACATGAGGGAGTCAGAGAAGGCTGTGACCGCCTCCTTCAGATGCTCCTTCTGCATCTCCACAAACTAGTCTTCAGCCGCTCAGATGGAGTAGAAGGAAACCCCCATCACTCTACTTCTTCTCAGCCTCAGAGGGTCATCCCATTTTTGGAGGAGCTGCAATCTCATGTTGGTGAGCTCTGTGCTGAGACATTACGACTGGAGAGGAAGCGTCATCTCTGGCTGCACCAGCTTCTGTGTTTGCTGTCCGTGTATGGGGGTCCCAATGTGGCTACCGAGGCTCTCTGCCAGCTGCTTACCCAGGCTCGCAGTCCAGAGGAGTTGGCTCTGGCCTGGCAGCTCCACACTACACTCTCTTCTTGCATGGTGGGACTCATTCCTGCTGCTATAACGCGTTGTGTGGCCCAGATCCATACACACACTTTGGGGCCCCGGCAGCTCAGGCAGCTAATGCTGAACCTGGCTGCTGCTATCCAGAGTCAGGATGAAGAGCGAAGATCAGCAGTAAGCACTCAGTCCTCCATGGCCATCCAGGTTGGCTCAGCAGTCTCAGGACACCTTCATGATTTTGCCCCACTCCTTCTCCATGGTGACCCAGCTGTAACTCATTCGGCAGTGCGCCTCCTGTCCTGTAGCCCGCTCCCTCGCACTTCCTCCCCAGCACACCTCCTACTTCTCTCCCGTACTGCCGTTACTCATTTCTTTCTAGTTCTCcggaggagaggagaaggtgGGAAGGTGGGGAGAGATGGGGGACAGACAGGTGAGGCGGTGAACTGTTCAGTCCTTCTCCTGTCTCGTTTTGCAGCATACTCACCCCTCACTCTCAAGGCAGTACTTCAACAGATTGTAGAGGGAGCACTACATAAAGGTAATGCTGACCTGTTTGGAGGGCAGATTGCAGATATGTCTGGTGCTCCTGTGCCTTCCCCCTCTTTGTCCCTTGACCTTGGAGCCTCCCTGCTTGATATCAACTGTCGGTTTGGTACCACTGTCAACTTCTCTGGCAGCGTGTGGTCTGTATTTCACGCTGGGGTGATTGGCAAGGGGTTGAAAGTCCGCACTAGCACACAGCTCCTTGACCCATTTGAAGTCATCCAG AATGTCCAGACTCTGCTGACTGTCATAATCCAGTGTTGCAGCTCTTCTGGTCTCAACGGCTCTCAACCGCCATCTGACCCAGATGAGCCACCGCCCATCAATGCCGAGGCAGCCAAAGTGATTGCAGTCACACTTGTGGAAAACGTCTGTCCAGATGTGGCCAATGGGGAGCTGTCCTGGCCCCCAGAAGAGCATGCCCGCACCACAGTTGAGCGAGACATTCACATTCGGCGTTGCTTTGAGACCCACCCGGTGCTCTTTCCTCTGCTTCAGATAGTGGCAGCCGGGCGCCCAGCTCTCTGCTACTGCTCAGCTGTGCTTAGAGGCCTCCTGGCTACCCTCCTGGCCCACTGGGAGGCATCCCGCGAAGCGTCATCCGTAGACTCACCGTGGCACCTTCAGGCCTCTTGCCTCCTAGTTTCCTGCATGGGAGAAGGTCAGCTCTTACCTCCTGTGCTGGCCAATGTCCACGAAGCCTTCCCCCACCTCACTCCCTTTGAAGTAAGACTGTTGCTCTTGGCTGTGTGGGAGTATGTTAGGGGCAATGGACCAATGCCCCAAAAGTTTGTCTTCAGCTCAGAGAAGGGCCTGTTCTGCAGGGATTTCTCAAGGGATGGTGATGTGTCAAGATATGTAGCACCAATTCACAGCGTACTGCATAAAAACATTGATAGATTGGGACATTTGTGTTGGCGGTTTCAGCTCTGA
- the LOC137133966 gene encoding phospholipase A and acyltransferase 3-like isoform X3 translates to MAPTLDKKPECGDLIKIDRGSYQHWAIYIGDSFVVHLAAPSFLHTKAMVKKEKLLDVVGTNKWEINNSLDEKYKPRPIPIFVKEACELVGQELSYSVFRENCEHFVNVLRYGEAISVQTEYHYRKYRRQSWR, encoded by the exons ATGGCTCCAACTCTG GACAAGAAACCAGAGTGTGGGGACTTGATTAAAATCGACCGTGGTTCCTATCAGCACTGGGCAATTTACATTGGAGATAGCTTTGTTGTTCACTTGGCAGCACCCT CTTTTCTACATACGAAGGCTATGGTGAAGAAAGAGAAATTGTTGGATGTGGTGGGAACCAACAAATGGGAAATCAACAACAGTCTGGACGAGAAGTATAAGCCCCGCCCGATTCCCATCTTTGTTAAAGAGGCCTGTGAGCTTGTGGGACAGGAGCTGTCATATTCTGTTTTCAGAGAGAACTGTGAGCACTTTGTCAACGTGCTGCGCTACGGTGAGGCCATATCTGTGCAG ACTGAGTATCATTATAGAAAatacaggaggcagagctggaggtaa
- the LOC137133966 gene encoding phospholipase A and acyltransferase 3-like isoform X1 gives MAPTLDKKPECGDLIKIDRGSYQHWAIYIGDSFVVHLAAPSFLHTKAMVKKEKLLDVVGTNKWEINNSLDEKYKPRPIPIFVKEACELVGQELSYSVFRENCEHFVNVLRYGEAISVQVDKTIDKFLMEFLALIKAMGLNKYENKNTQ, from the exons ATGGCTCCAACTCTG GACAAGAAACCAGAGTGTGGGGACTTGATTAAAATCGACCGTGGTTCCTATCAGCACTGGGCAATTTACATTGGAGATAGCTTTGTTGTTCACTTGGCAGCACCCT CTTTTCTACATACGAAGGCTATGGTGAAGAAAGAGAAATTGTTGGATGTGGTGGGAACCAACAAATGGGAAATCAACAACAGTCTGGACGAGAAGTATAAGCCCCGCCCGATTCCCATCTTTGTTAAAGAGGCCTGTGAGCTTGTGGGACAGGAGCTGTCATATTCTGTTTTCAGAGAGAACTGTGAGCACTTTGTCAACGTGCTGCGCTACGGTGAGGCCATATCTGTGCAG GTGGATAAAACCATTGACAAATTCCTAATGGAATTCCTGGCTCTGATAAAAGCTATGGGATTGAACAAATACGAAAACAAGAACACACAGTGA
- the LOC137133966 gene encoding phospholipase A and acyltransferase 3-like isoform X2 — MAPTLDKKPECGDLIKIDRGSYQHWAIYIGDSFVVHLAAPSFLHTKAMVKKEKLLDVVGTNKWEINNSLDEKYKPRPIPIFVKEACELVGQELSYSVFRENCEHFVNVLRYVCLKMEKKLQGEGKQEPEPEGGATDNILPG; from the exons ATGGCTCCAACTCTG GACAAGAAACCAGAGTGTGGGGACTTGATTAAAATCGACCGTGGTTCCTATCAGCACTGGGCAATTTACATTGGAGATAGCTTTGTTGTTCACTTGGCAGCACCCT CTTTTCTACATACGAAGGCTATGGTGAAGAAAGAGAAATTGTTGGATGTGGTGGGAACCAACAAATGGGAAATCAACAACAGTCTGGACGAGAAGTATAAGCCCCGCCCGATTCCCATCTTTGTTAAAGAGGCCTGTGAGCTTGTGGGACAGGAGCTGTCATATTCTGTTTTCAGAGAGAACTGTGAGCACTTTGTCAACGTGCTGCGCTACG TATGTTTGAAGATGGAGAAGAAATTGCAGGGGGAGGGAAAACAAGAACCTGAACCTGAAGGAGGTGCCACTGATAACATTCTTCCTGGTTAA
- the LOC137133966 gene encoding phospholipase A and acyltransferase 3-like isoform X4 encodes MAPTLDKKPECGDLIKIDRGSYQHWAIYIGDSFVVHLAAPSFLHTKAMVKKEKLLDVVGTNKWEINNSLDEKYKPRPIPIFVKEACELVGQELSYSVFRENCEHFVNVLRYGG; translated from the exons ATGGCTCCAACTCTG GACAAGAAACCAGAGTGTGGGGACTTGATTAAAATCGACCGTGGTTCCTATCAGCACTGGGCAATTTACATTGGAGATAGCTTTGTTGTTCACTTGGCAGCACCCT CTTTTCTACATACGAAGGCTATGGTGAAGAAAGAGAAATTGTTGGATGTGGTGGGAACCAACAAATGGGAAATCAACAACAGTCTGGACGAGAAGTATAAGCCCCGCCCGATTCCCATCTTTGTTAAAGAGGCCTGTGAGCTTGTGGGACAGGAGCTGTCATATTCTGTTTTCAGAGAGAACTGTGAGCACTTTGTCAACGTGCTGCGCTACG GTGGATAA
- the LOC137133965 gene encoding phospholipase A and acyltransferase 4-like isoform X3 produces the protein MAPTLDKKPECGDLIKINRGSYQHWAIYIGDGFVVHLAAPSFLHMKAMVKKEKLLDVVGTNKWEINNSLDKTYEPRPVHIFVKEACELVRQELSYSVLNENCEHFVNVLRYGEAISVQVDEKREQIRKEILALLEALFGLNEYENKNTQ, from the exons ATGGCTCCGACTCTG GACAAGAAACCAGAGTGTGGGGACTTGATTAAAATCAACCGTGGTTCCTATCAGCACTGGGCAATTTACATTGGAGATGGCTTTGTTGTTCACTTGGCAGCACCCT CTTTTCTACATATGAAGGCTATGGTGAAGAAAGAGAAATTGTTGGATGTTGTGGGAACCAACAAATGGGAAATCAACAACAGTCTGGACAAGACGTATGAGCCCCGCCCGGTTCACATCTTTGTTAAAGAGGCCTGTGAGCTTGTGAGACAGGAGCTGTCGTACTCCGTTCTCAACGAGAACTGTGAGCACTTTGTCAACGTGCTGCGCTATGGCGAGGCCATATCTGTGCAG GTGGATGAGAAAAGAGAACAAATCCGAAAGGAAATTCTGGCTCTGTTAGAAGCTTTGTTTGGATTGAACGAATACGAAAACAAGAACACACAGTGA